In Phragmites australis chromosome 24, lpPhrAust1.1, whole genome shotgun sequence, the following are encoded in one genomic region:
- the LOC133906940 gene encoding 14 kDa proline-rich protein DC2.15-like encodes MAARAALLLAVSLVLAAVASATYCPPPPAPTPPTPTPTPSSGSGSCPRDALKLGVCANVLGLVKAKIGSPPYEPCCSLLDGLVDLEAAVCLCTAIKANILGIKLNLPIDLSLILNNCGKNCPNDFHCA; translated from the coding sequence ATGGCAGCGAGAGCCGCGCTCCTCCTGGCCGTCAGCCTGGTCCTCGCCGCCGTGGCGAGCGCGACCTactgcccgccgccgccggccccgacgccgccgacgccgacgccgacgccatcCAGCGGCAGCGGGTCGTGCCCCAGGGACGCGCTGAAGCTGGGCGTGTGCGCCAACGTGCTGGGCTTGGTGAAGGCCAAGATCGGCTCGCCGCCGTACGAGCCGTGCTGCTCGCTGCTGGACGGGCTCGTCGACCTCGAGGCCGCCGTCTGCCTCTGCACCGCCATCAAGGCCAACATCCTCGGCATCAAACTCAACCTCCCCATCGACCTCAGCCTCATCCTCAACAACTGCGGCAAGAACTGCCCCAACGACTTCCACTGTGCATAA
- the LOC133907472 gene encoding cortical cell-delineating protein-like has product MAPKLSLFLAVSLLFAAAAHGCAPYCPGPVVPTPPVVPTPTPTPSTHSHGRCPIDALKLKVCANVLGLVKVGLPQYEECCPLLQGLVDLDAAVCLCTALKADVLGVHLNVPVSLSLILNKCGKYCPSDFTCPN; this is encoded by the coding sequence ATGGCTCCCAAGCTTTCCCTCTTCCTTGCCGTCAGCCTCCTCTTCGCCGCGGCCGCGCACGGCTGCGCGCCGTACTGCCCCGGCCCGGTCGTCCCGACGCCACCGGTCgtgccgacgccgacgccgacgccgtccACCCACAGCCACGGGCGGTGCCCGATCGACGCGCTCAAGCTGAAGGTGTGCGCCAACGTCCTGGGCCTCGTCAAGGTCGGCCTGCCCCAGTACGAGGAGTGCTGCCCGCTGCTGCAGGGGCTCGTGGACCTCGACGCCGCCGTGTGCCTCTGCACCGCGCTCAAGGCCGACGTGCTCGGCGTCCACCTCAACGTGCCCGTCAGCCTCAGCCTCATCCTCAACAAGTGCGGCAAGTATTGCCCATCCGACTTCACTTGCCCCAACTAA
- the LOC133907953 gene encoding probable trehalose-phosphate phosphatase 2, whose amino-acid sequence MTFTTPTSFPSPGLCLNTAKKKSLPGKIIEVRATGWLDLMMASSPTRKRQTKDVINDVQADDLNLQYHNWMAKYPSALTSFEAITDLAGSKRLALFLDYDGTLSPIVDNPENALMSDEMRAAVRHVASLFPTAIISGRSRDKVFDFVKLNELYYAGSHGMDIMGPVKKTTESNGVECIRSTDLQGKEVNLFQPASEFLPMISEVYKKLGESVKDIDGARMEDNKFCVSVHYRNVAEDDYQKVFQRVTAVLEDYPYLRLTHGRKVLEVRPVIDWNKGKAVEFLLESLGLNESEDVLPMYVGDDRTDEDAFKILKATNRGFGILVSSVPKESDAFYSLRDPAEVMEFLRKLAAWKEQST is encoded by the exons ATGACTTTCACAACCCCTACTAGCTTCCCCTCTCCGGGGCTTTGCTTGAATACTGCAAAGAAGAAATCTCTGCCTGGTAAGATTATTGAAGTTCGTGCTACTGGTTGGCTTGACCTCATGATGGCCTCATCACCGACTCGCAAAAGGCAGACCAAGGATGTCATCAATGATGTTCAAGCTGACGATCTTAATTTGCAATATCATAACTGGATG GCGAAGTATCCTTCTGCTTTGACCTCATTTGAGGCAATTACTGATCTTGCTGGGAGTAAAAGATTGGCATTGTTTCTTGACTATGATGGAACTCTTTCGCCAATCGTGGACAATCCTGAAAATGCACTAATGTCTGATGAg ATGCGTGCTGCTGTGAGGCATGTGGCATCACTTTTCCCGACTGCAATCATTAGTGGAAGGTCTCGTGATAAG GTTTTTGACTTTGTCAAACTAAATGAACTGTACTACGCTGGAAGTCACGGCATGGACATCATGGGGCCAGTTAAGAAGACTACTGAGTCCAATGGTGTCGAATGCATTCGATCCACTGATTTGCAG GGTAAAGAGGTCAACCTCTTCCAACCTGCAAGTGAGTTTTTACCCATGATTAGTGAG GTTTACAAAAAACTTGGAGAGAGTGTCAAGGACATCGATGGTGCAAGGATGGAAGACAACAAGTTCTGTGTGTCTGTGCATTACCGTAATGTTGCTGAAGAT GACTATCAAAAGGTTTTCCAGCGTGTAACTGCTGTTTTGGAAGATTACCCTTATCTAAGGCTAACCCATGGGAGGAAG GTCCTTGAGGTCCGTCCTGTAATTGACTGGAACAAAGGGAAAGCTGTTGAATTTTTACTTGAGTCGCTTGGACTCAATGAGAGTGAAGATGTCCTTCCTATGTATGTTGGAGATGACAGAACTGATGAAGATGCATTCAAG ATTCTGAAGGCAACCAACCGTGGCTTTGGAATATTGGTGTCATCTGTACCCAAGGAGAGCGATGCCTTCTACTCCTTAAGAGATCCAGCTGAG GTGATGGAATTCCTGAGAAAGTTGGCAGCGTGGAAGGAGCAATCCACCTGA
- the LOC133907571 gene encoding putative lipid-binding protein AIR1 gives MAAARKTGTTAALAAVLALNLLLLHATLTEACSSCSKPPPAPAPCSPSGGGGKCPVNALKLGACASVLGGLVSLKMGHQGSTSSSSSSSEKPCCELLGGLADLDAAVCLCTALRANVLGVVQLSVPVELSVLVNYCGKKVPAGFQCPR, from the coding sequence ATGGCGGCAGCACGCAAAACCGGTACCACGGCCGCGCTTGCCGCCGTTCTGGCGCtaaacctcctcctcctccacgcaACCCTCACGGAGGCCTGCAGCTCGTGCTCCaagccgccgcccgcgccggcgCCATGCTCCCcgagcggcggcgggggcaAGTGCCCGGTGAACGCGCTGAAGCTGGGCGCGTGCGCGAGCGTGCTGGGCGGGCTGGTGAGCCTCAAGATGGGCCACCAGGGCTCGACGTCttcgtcttcgtcctcgtcagAGAAGCCGTGCTGCGAGCTCCTCGGCGGGCTGGCCGACCTGGACGCGGCCGTCTGCCTGTGCACGGCGCTGCGGGCCAACGTGCTGGGCGTCGTCCAGCTGAGCGTCCCCGTCGAGCTCAGCGTCCTCGTCAACTACTGCGGCAAGAAGGTCCCGGCCGGCTTCCAGTGCCCTCGCTAG
- the LOC133907989 gene encoding pEARLI1-like lipid transfer protein 1 has translation MAESIGLPVVPSRQNCGAIIQFSIGKLEVCANVLNLLKLKIGVPHDEQCCQLLQGLVDLDAAVCLCLAIRVNILGIVLNLPLDLTLLLNYCHIDRVAGFTCMPN, from the exons ATGG CCGAATCGATCGGGTTACCAGTTGTCCCCTCGCGCCAAAATTGTGGCGCTATTATTCAATTCTCGATCGGGAAGCTGGAGGTGTGCGCGAACGTGCTGAACCTGCTGAAGCTCAAGATCGGCGTGCCGCACGACGAGCAGTGCTGCCAGCTGCTGCAGGGGCTCGTCGACCTCGACGCCGCCGTCTGCCTCTGCCTCGCCATCAGGGTCAACATCCTCGGCATCGTCCTCAACCTGCCCCTCGACCTCACCCTGCTCCTCAACTACTGCCACATAGACCGCGTCGCCGGCTTCACCTGCATGCCCAATTGA